The Formosa sp. Hel1_33_131 genome window below encodes:
- a CDS encoding sulfite exporter TauE/SafE family protein has product MSYLEFIGYFGAFLTGIVIGLFGGGGSILAVPIFVYLFKLNPVIATSYSMFVVGSSAAIGTLINLKKKLIEYKTAGIFTLPALVSVFLTRRFLIPNIPEVLLSSESFDITKEMGLMLFFSSIIMLSSVLMMKKPKTETITNLNTNKNYGLLIFIGLGVGVLTGLVGAGGGFIIVPALVLFARLTIKQAVTTSLIIITFNSLIGFSSDVSFLEIEWNFLMLFTVISVLGIFVGTYISNYIRESTLKTNFARFMILMAVVIIFKELIS; this is encoded by the coding sequence ATGAGTTATTTAGAATTTATAGGATATTTCGGAGCTTTTTTAACAGGTATTGTGATCGGTCTTTTTGGAGGTGGAGGCTCTATTTTGGCAGTTCCGATATTTGTTTATCTATTTAAATTAAACCCTGTCATCGCCACCAGTTATTCTATGTTTGTCGTTGGGTCTTCAGCGGCTATTGGAACACTTATTAATCTAAAAAAGAAGTTGATTGAATACAAAACTGCAGGTATATTTACATTGCCAGCACTGGTGTCTGTATTTCTGACACGCCGTTTTTTAATCCCCAATATTCCAGAGGTGCTGCTATCTTCTGAATCTTTTGACATCACAAAAGAGATGGGATTGATGTTGTTTTTTAGTAGTATTATAATGTTATCATCTGTTCTTATGATGAAAAAACCCAAAACAGAAACCATCACGAATTTAAACACCAATAAGAATTATGGTTTATTGATTTTTATAGGGCTAGGCGTTGGTGTTTTAACAGGGTTGGTAGGTGCTGGTGGTGGATTTATTATTGTGCCAGCATTGGTGTTATTCGCACGATTAACAATCAAACAAGCCGTCACTACCTCATTAATAATTATTACTTTTAATTCACTTATTGGATTTAGTTCTGATGTGTCCTTCTTAGAAATTGAGTGGAATTTTCTCATGCTCTTTACAGTCATTTCTGTTTTAGGAATTTTTGTGGGTACTTATATTTCAAATTATATACGTGAATCGACCTTAAAAACCAACTTTGCTCGCTTTATGATTCTAATGGCTGTGGTAATTATTTTCAAGGAATTGATTTCTTAA
- a CDS encoding FAD-binding and (Fe-S)-binding domain-containing protein: MQTHLTSLKQQLSGELYDSDLVKTLYATDASVYRELPYAVAIPKTTEDIKRLIEFASANALSIIPRAAGTSLAGQCVGDGIVVDVSKYMNEILEINTQEQWVRVQPGVVRDHLNTFLKPYGFFFGPNTSTANRCTMGGMVGNNSCGSTSIVYGATRDHTLAVKAILSDGSDVEFSALSKEEFISKTKGTSLEAALYKHIFAELDNHIIREQIETGYPKASITRRNTGYAVDALMQTNVFEESKEDFNFSKLLCGSEGTLAFTTELKLQIVPLPKPFQVVLNAHFNSITESLQATLIAMKQAPSACELMDKTILDCTKDNITQQKNRFFVEGDPEAILMVEFRGDTLEDAKQQAFQLETNLKASNLGYAYKLVEGDDCNKVWDLRKAGLGLLANIPGDAKAVACIEDTAVALDDLPLYIEAFTTLMKSYHQKAVYYAHAGAGELHLRPILNLKSSTDVALFRSISEASAKLVKSFKGALSGEHGDGRVRSEFIPLVLGEENYQLLKRIKSTWDPLALFNPGKIVNAVPMDAALRYEADKTLPKVETLYNFESTGGILNTVEKCNGSGDCRKLSFAGGTMCPSYRATLDEKDSTRGRANVLREFLTQNTKENPFDHPEIKEALDLCVSCKACKSECPSNVDMASLKAEFLYQYQKTNPVSLRSKLIAHNAKINAVARRFAGIYNFIGKSSWFKSLIGVHPKRSLPNLQSKTLRQWFDSVQQGNHPRSVYLFCDEYTNHYDVEIGKKTILLLNKLGYKVHMPKHPESARAYISKGFLDQAKSIATENINTFSNLVSKDRPLVGIEPSAILGFRDEYPNLVDVELKSNAENLAQNVFMIEEFLANEMTENKIDVSKFTTKTETIHYHGHCHQKALSSNTYAETILAIPPNFKVETIDAGCCGMAGSFGYEKEHYELSQQIGEDRLFPSLRGLDTDVLLSASGTSCRHQIRDGVNKTALHPIEVLYDALNEPL; the protein is encoded by the coding sequence TTGCAAACACATCTCACATCTTTAAAACAGCAGCTATCTGGAGAACTTTACGACAGTGATCTTGTGAAAACCTTGTACGCCACAGATGCATCTGTGTACAGAGAGTTGCCTTATGCGGTTGCCATTCCAAAAACAACAGAAGACATCAAACGTTTGATTGAATTTGCAAGTGCTAATGCATTGTCAATTATTCCGCGTGCGGCAGGCACCTCTTTAGCAGGCCAATGTGTTGGCGATGGAATCGTTGTAGATGTATCTAAATATATGAATGAGATCTTGGAAATTAATACCCAAGAACAATGGGTGCGTGTACAACCCGGTGTGGTTCGAGATCATTTGAATACATTTCTTAAACCGTATGGTTTCTTTTTTGGACCTAATACATCGACTGCCAATCGCTGTACGATGGGAGGGATGGTCGGAAATAATTCTTGTGGTTCGACTTCCATTGTGTATGGAGCCACCCGCGATCACACTTTAGCAGTCAAAGCCATTTTAAGTGATGGAAGCGATGTTGAATTTTCAGCTCTTAGTAAAGAAGAATTTATCTCAAAAACAAAAGGCACTTCGTTAGAAGCCGCCTTATACAAACATATTTTCGCAGAGCTTGATAATCACATCATTCGGGAACAAATTGAGACAGGCTATCCAAAAGCGTCCATTACGCGACGCAATACAGGCTATGCCGTAGATGCATTGATGCAAACCAATGTATTTGAAGAATCTAAGGAGGATTTTAATTTCTCTAAACTACTTTGTGGTTCCGAAGGTACTTTAGCATTTACCACAGAACTAAAACTTCAAATTGTGCCCTTGCCAAAACCTTTTCAAGTGGTTTTAAATGCGCATTTCAATTCCATAACCGAAAGCCTTCAAGCGACCTTAATCGCCATGAAACAAGCACCTTCTGCTTGTGAATTGATGGACAAAACCATTTTGGATTGTACCAAAGATAACATCACCCAGCAAAAAAATCGATTCTTTGTCGAAGGCGATCCAGAAGCAATTCTAATGGTGGAGTTTAGAGGCGATACTTTAGAGGATGCCAAGCAACAGGCCTTCCAATTAGAAACGAATCTTAAAGCCTCTAACTTAGGTTATGCCTATAAATTAGTCGAAGGAGATGACTGCAATAAAGTATGGGATTTGAGAAAAGCAGGCTTGGGACTTTTGGCAAATATTCCAGGAGATGCTAAAGCTGTTGCCTGTATTGAAGATACCGCTGTGGCCTTGGACGATTTGCCACTTTATATTGAAGCGTTTACCACGCTTATGAAATCCTACCATCAAAAAGCGGTGTACTATGCACATGCTGGGGCAGGGGAATTACATCTAAGACCGATCTTAAATTTAAAATCATCTACAGATGTGGCATTGTTTCGATCTATTAGTGAAGCCTCTGCAAAATTGGTAAAATCATTTAAAGGAGCCCTCAGTGGAGAACATGGCGATGGCCGTGTTCGATCGGAATTTATTCCCTTAGTTTTAGGGGAGGAAAATTACCAACTTCTAAAACGCATCAAATCGACTTGGGATCCTTTAGCACTGTTCAATCCAGGGAAAATTGTGAATGCCGTTCCGATGGATGCTGCCTTGCGTTACGAAGCAGATAAAACCCTTCCAAAAGTAGAAACCCTTTATAATTTTGAATCAACTGGAGGTATTTTAAACACGGTAGAAAAATGCAATGGCTCTGGCGATTGTCGAAAATTAAGTTTTGCAGGTGGAACCATGTGTCCAAGTTATAGAGCGACCTTGGATGAAAAAGATTCTACGCGGGGTCGTGCCAATGTATTACGAGAATTTTTAACCCAAAACACTAAAGAGAATCCGTTCGATCATCCAGAGATTAAAGAAGCGTTGGACCTTTGTGTGTCTTGTAAGGCGTGTAAATCAGAATGTCCTTCCAATGTTGATATGGCAAGTCTGAAAGCAGAGTTTTTATATCAGTATCAAAAAACAAATCCGGTTTCACTCCGAAGTAAACTCATTGCACACAATGCTAAAATAAATGCGGTTGCTCGTCGGTTTGCAGGTATTTATAATTTTATTGGAAAAAGCTCTTGGTTTAAATCCCTCATAGGCGTGCATCCAAAACGGTCGCTTCCAAACTTACAGTCTAAAACGTTACGACAATGGTTTGACAGCGTTCAACAGGGAAATCATCCAAGAAGCGTTTATTTATTTTGTGATGAATACACCAATCATTACGACGTAGAAATTGGTAAAAAAACAATCTTACTCTTAAATAAATTAGGGTATAAGGTTCACATGCCCAAACATCCTGAAAGTGCCCGTGCCTATATTTCAAAAGGATTTTTAGACCAAGCTAAAAGCATTGCTACAGAAAATATAAACACCTTTAGTAATTTGGTTTCTAAAGATAGGCCCTTGGTGGGAATTGAGCCGTCTGCCATTTTAGGTTTTAGGGATGAATATCCAAACCTTGTTGATGTGGAGTTGAAATCCAACGCTGAAAATTTAGCCCAAAATGTATTTATGATTGAAGAATTTCTAGCCAATGAAATGACCGAAAATAAGATTGACGTTTCAAAGTTTACCACAAAAACAGAAACCATCCATTATCATGGACATTGCCATCAAAAAGCATTGTCCTCCAATACGTATGCCGAAACTATTTTAGCTATCCCTCCTAATTTCAAGGTTGAAACCATAGACGCTGGATGTTGCGGTATGGCGGGATCTTTTGGTTATGAAAAAGAACATTACGAATTAAGCCAACAAATAGGAGAGGACCGCTTATTTCCTTCTTTGAGAGGTTTAGATACAGACGTTCTCTTGTCGGCTTCTGGTACAAGTTGTAGGCATCAAATTAGAGACGGAGTGAATAAAACAGCCCTGCATCCTATTGAGGTTCTGTACGACGCACTAAATGAGCCACTATGA
- the pyrR gene encoding bifunctional pyr operon transcriptional regulator/uracil phosphoribosyltransferase PyrR, translated as MSPKVLLNNKEVNIILHRLACQLIEKHTDFSNTVLIGLQPRGIFLAQRIKTLLMEEYKLPDVQLGLLDITFYRDDFRRSDKVLEANSTEIDFLIEGKRVVFIDDVLYTGRSIRAALTAIQSFGRPNEIELLTLIDRRFSRHLPIQPDYRGRQVDAINDEKVLVNWKETSGEDAVYLIKN; from the coding sequence ATGAGTCCAAAAGTTTTACTTAACAATAAGGAAGTAAACATCATTCTACATCGATTGGCTTGTCAACTCATTGAAAAACATACCGACTTTTCTAACACCGTTTTAATTGGTTTACAACCAAGAGGCATCTTTTTAGCACAACGCATAAAGACGCTTTTAATGGAAGAATATAAGCTTCCTGACGTCCAATTAGGTTTGTTAGACATCACGTTTTATAGAGATGATTTTAGGCGATCGGATAAAGTACTCGAAGCAAATTCTACCGAAATTGATTTTTTGATTGAAGGCAAACGCGTTGTGTTTATTGACGATGTGTTATATACAGGGCGAAGTATTCGTGCGGCTTTGACTGCCATCCAATCGTTTGGACGTCCGAATGAGATTGAATTGCTAACCCTTATAGACCGACGTTTTAGCAGACATTTACCCATACAGCCAGATTACAGAGGCCGGCAAGTCGATGCTATTAATGACGAAAAAGTATTGGTAAACTGGAAAGAAACAAGCGGTGAAGATGCCGTTTATTTGATAAAAAATTAG
- a CDS encoding aromatic amino acid hydroxylase has product MPTAIHGHTMQFNSVTEKLPKHLHKFIVQQPYKDYTAQNQAVWRYVMRLNIHVLKQIAHKSYSNGLKKTGIDEETIPKMEGMNRILKDIGWAAVAVDGFIPPNAFMEFQAYNVLVISSDIRTIDHINYTPAPDIIHEAAGHAPIIANPEYSEYLRRLGEIGCKAISSPKDDEMYEAIRLLSILKENPNSTKTEILEATKAVNTLQENMGELSEMAKIRNLHWWTVEYGLIGTLENPKLYGAGLLSSIEESQLCLKKEVKKIPYSIEAAEVNFDITNTQPQLFVIPNFASLSFVLEKFANTMAIRTGGLKGLKKLIVSKKLGTIELSTGIQVSGIFNNVLDANNTPIYFQTNSPTALSVNGTELIGHGTEQHPSGFGSPVGKLEGINIAIEDMSPKDLEVYGIVEGKTTRLNFEGGVTVEGKIITGKRDLQGKIILITFKNCRVTHFETVLFDPSWGVYDMAIGNHICSAFAGPADSNSFEDIYTISETKTAKIIYSDKEQQLHQLYETVKNHRIQKIVDFNSLTSVFKEVKSNYPSEWLILLELYELVYDKDLSLMDAVYEQLLTLKKNKHFTKLITDGLDLIIKK; this is encoded by the coding sequence ATGCCAACAGCCATTCATGGACATACAATGCAGTTTAACAGCGTTACTGAAAAGCTACCGAAGCACCTTCATAAGTTTATAGTACAACAACCTTATAAAGACTATACGGCTCAAAATCAAGCGGTATGGCGGTATGTGATGCGTTTGAATATTCATGTTTTAAAACAAATAGCGCATAAAAGTTACAGCAATGGTCTAAAAAAAACGGGAATCGATGAGGAAACAATTCCTAAAATGGAAGGCATGAATCGCATTCTGAAAGACATTGGATGGGCAGCCGTTGCTGTCGATGGATTTATTCCACCCAATGCCTTTATGGAATTTCAAGCCTATAATGTGCTCGTAATTTCTTCTGATATTAGAACCATTGACCACATAAATTATACACCCGCTCCCGACATTATTCACGAAGCAGCAGGACATGCGCCTATCATTGCAAATCCAGAATACTCGGAATACCTAAGACGGTTAGGAGAGATTGGTTGTAAAGCCATTTCATCACCCAAAGACGATGAAATGTACGAGGCCATTCGGCTTTTATCCATTTTAAAAGAGAATCCAAATTCTACAAAAACAGAAATTTTGGAAGCTACCAAAGCTGTAAATACGCTTCAAGAAAATATGGGTGAACTTTCTGAAATGGCTAAAATTAGAAACCTCCATTGGTGGACAGTTGAATATGGACTTATTGGAACACTCGAAAATCCAAAATTATATGGCGCAGGTTTGTTATCTTCCATCGAAGAAAGTCAATTGTGTTTAAAAAAAGAGGTGAAAAAAATTCCGTATTCAATTGAAGCAGCCGAAGTCAATTTTGACATTACCAACACTCAACCCCAATTATTTGTCATTCCTAACTTTGCAAGTCTTAGCTTTGTTTTAGAAAAATTTGCAAATACCATGGCGATACGAACTGGCGGTTTAAAAGGGTTGAAAAAACTGATTGTTTCCAAAAAACTGGGAACGATCGAATTGAGTACAGGCATTCAAGTGTCAGGAATATTTAACAACGTTTTAGACGCCAACAACACCCCTATTTACTTTCAAACCAACAGTCCAACAGCATTATCTGTTAATGGAACCGAACTAATTGGGCACGGAACCGAACAACACCCTAGTGGGTTTGGGAGTCCCGTAGGAAAATTAGAGGGAATTAATATTGCGATTGAAGACATGTCTCCAAAAGACCTGGAAGTTTATGGTATTGTGGAAGGTAAAACGACCCGTCTTAATTTTGAAGGGGGCGTCACAGTTGAAGGAAAAATCATTACAGGCAAAAGAGATCTTCAAGGAAAAATTATTTTAATCACGTTTAAGAACTGTAGAGTTACCCATTTTGAGACCGTCTTATTTGATCCGAGTTGGGGTGTTTACGACATGGCCATCGGAAACCATATCTGTTCCGCATTTGCGGGTCCAGCGGATTCAAATTCTTTTGAAGATATATATACGATTTCAGAAACGAAAACCGCTAAAATCATTTATTCTGATAAAGAACAACAACTGCATCAACTGTATGAAACCGTAAAAAATCATAGAATTCAAAAAATAGTAGATTTTAATTCTTTAACATCTGTATTTAAGGAAGTTAAATCAAACTATCCCTCAGAATGGTTAATCTTATTGGAATTGTATGAGTTGGTTTACGATAAAGATTTATCTTTAATGGATGCGGTTTACGAGCAGCTGCTCACATTGAAAAAAAACAAACATTTTACCAAGCTCATCACTGATGGTTTGGATTTAATTATTAAAAAATAA
- a CDS encoding Lrp/AsnC family transcriptional regulator encodes MLEKLNKTDIEILRLLQQNSNRTIKNIADLLGMTTTPVFDRIKKLEKRGFISKYAAILNSKKLGLKLTVFAGIALKNHTRSYLEKFVKTIDGFPEVVECHRVSGNFDYLLKLVLVDIEDYEQFILTKLALITDLSNVQSYVALSQSKSTNEVNLDHLM; translated from the coding sequence ATGCTCGAAAAACTGAACAAAACCGATATTGAAATATTAAGGCTGTTACAACAAAACAGTAACCGTACCATAAAGAACATCGCCGACCTCTTAGGGATGACCACAACTCCTGTTTTTGATCGTATTAAAAAATTAGAAAAAAGGGGTTTTATTAGTAAATATGCTGCGATTTTAAACTCCAAAAAATTAGGTTTAAAATTGACTGTTTTTGCTGGAATTGCTCTTAAGAATCATACACGGAGTTATTTAGAGAAATTTGTCAAAACCATTGATGGATTTCCTGAAGTAGTAGAGTGCCACCGTGTGTCGGGTAATTTTGATTATTTACTAAAATTAGTATTAGTGGATATAGAAGACTACGAACAATTTATCTTAACCAAACTCGCTCTTATAACCGATTTAAGTAACGTACAAAGTTATGTGGCGCTGTCACAAAGTAAATCGACTAATGAGGTGAATTTGGATCATTTGATGTGA
- a CDS encoding helix-turn-helix domain-containing protein — translation MNISPLKTEQDYNLALERLEIIFHAEIDSPEGDEAEVLSILIEKYEEKHYPIAMPDPIEAIKFRMEQMGMKQKDLAEIVGFTSRVSEILNRKRKLTLSMIRKLNTALNIPTEVLVQEY, via the coding sequence ATGAATATTAGCCCTCTAAAAACAGAACAAGACTATAACCTAGCTTTAGAGAGGTTAGAGATTATCTTTCACGCAGAAATTGATTCACCAGAAGGAGATGAAGCCGAAGTACTTTCAATTTTAATTGAAAAATATGAGGAAAAACATTACCCCATTGCAATGCCAGACCCAATTGAGGCGATAAAATTCCGTATGGAACAAATGGGGATGAAACAAAAAGACTTGGCAGAAATCGTTGGATTTACAAGTCGAGTAAGTGAAATACTAAATCGCAAACGTAAGTTGACACTGAGTATGATTCGAAAATTAAATACAGCTCTAAATATTCCAACAGAAGTATTAGTTCAAGAGTATTAG
- a CDS encoding DUF6438 domain-containing protein — protein MYRNRIIFLMAFSLLFVSCKKSNNELNFIEFSSYECFGNCPVMDIKVLNDTLYVNFIKYNSRLGLYYKTLTSIEKDRLNKLVTKLKNNEVKDSYDGNVVDVGYYKMRICSGKFEANTSYSHGEAPKYIIDLYDFLFNISYTSKIKAIKKAMVFSTRGISYLDTLSMPPPPLAPDFEIEEIEIDRNN, from the coding sequence ATGTACAGAAATAGAATAATCTTTTTGATGGCTTTTAGTTTACTATTTGTAAGTTGTAAAAAAAGTAACAATGAATTGAATTTTATAGAATTCTCATCTTATGAATGTTTTGGGAATTGCCCAGTTATGGATATTAAAGTTCTTAACGATACATTATACGTGAATTTTATTAAATATAATTCCCGTTTAGGTTTGTATTATAAAACACTAACGTCAATTGAAAAGGATCGTTTAAATAAATTAGTAACTAAATTAAAAAATAATGAAGTAAAAGATTCCTATGATGGAAATGTGGTAGATGTTGGTTACTATAAAATGAGAATATGTTCAGGTAAATTTGAAGCAAACACCAGTTATTCTCATGGCGAAGCGCCCAAATATATTATTGATTTGTATGATTTTCTTTTTAACATAAGTTATACTTCTAAAATTAAAGCAATAAAAAAAGCTATGGTGTTTTCAACAAGAGGAATATCATATCTGGACACTTTGTCAATGCCTCCACCACCACTTGCACCAGATTTTGAGATTGAGGAAATTGAAATAGATCGTAATAATTAG
- a CDS encoding DUF4870 domain-containing protein has protein sequence MKQDNQAIVLMHLSQLATFALAFGSILIPLIIWFTQKDKIKDLDAHGKMILNFQFSLLIYSFICIPLVFVGVGIIGLIVILVMSIVYPIKNAIKASDEQLPVYPYSIPFLK, from the coding sequence ATGAAACAAGACAATCAAGCCATCGTGCTCATGCACCTTTCTCAATTAGCAACCTTTGCGTTGGCATTTGGAAGCATCCTAATTCCTCTTATCATCTGGTTTACGCAAAAAGATAAAATAAAAGACTTAGATGCCCACGGAAAAATGATTCTAAATTTTCAGTTTAGCCTTTTGATTTACAGCTTTATATGCATCCCGTTAGTTTTTGTAGGAGTGGGGATTATAGGCCTAATTGTAATTTTAGTGATGTCAATTGTATATCCAATCAAAAATGCAATTAAAGCAAGCGATGAACAGCTACCTGTCTATCCGTATAGCATCCCGTTTTTAAAATAA
- a CDS encoding homogentisate 1,2-dioxygenase has product MPRYHTLGKIPPKRHTIFKDANDNFYYEELFGTIGFDGMSTLMYHTQRPTQVKAILKSYDVAPKIAVSKNMKSLKLEGYQVAPVDDYLESRKCVLVNKDCQISLAAPKESLTSYFYKNTDSDEVLFIHEGSGKLRTNLGNIEFKYGDYLVIPRGIIYQIEFNDANNRLFIVESKSPVYTPKRYRNWFGQHVEGAPYCERDLHPPTELETFNEMGDFIIKVKKQDTIHEYVYAAHPFSVVGWDGYNFPYKFSIHDFEPITGMIHQPPPIHQTFETSTFVICSFVPRLYDYHPNAVPAPYNHSNIDSDEVLYYVDGDFMSRNDINKGSITLHPAGIPHGPHPGTMEKSIGKKETFELAVMVDTFSPLMVTEEAIKLQNEDYYKSWITE; this is encoded by the coding sequence ATGCCTAGATATCATACGTTAGGAAAAATTCCGCCTAAGCGACACACTATTTTTAAAGATGCAAACGATAATTTCTATTATGAAGAATTGTTTGGCACCATCGGGTTTGATGGCATGTCAACTTTGATGTACCATACACAACGCCCTACACAAGTCAAAGCAATCTTAAAATCTTACGATGTAGCGCCAAAAATTGCGGTGTCTAAAAACATGAAATCCTTAAAACTTGAAGGTTATCAAGTGGCTCCCGTAGATGATTATTTAGAAAGCAGAAAATGTGTTTTGGTCAACAAAGATTGTCAAATTAGTTTGGCAGCTCCTAAAGAATCGTTAACCAGTTATTTTTATAAAAATACCGATTCTGACGAAGTGCTATTTATCCATGAAGGCTCAGGGAAACTGAGAACTAATTTAGGAAATATAGAATTTAAGTATGGGGATTACCTAGTAATTCCACGAGGAATCATCTATCAAATTGAGTTTAACGATGCAAACAACCGTTTATTTATCGTTGAATCCAAGAGCCCCGTTTACACCCCAAAACGTTATAGAAATTGGTTTGGACAACATGTAGAAGGTGCGCCTTATTGCGAAAGAGACCTCCACCCGCCTACTGAACTTGAAACGTTTAATGAAATGGGCGATTTTATAATCAAAGTAAAAAAACAAGATACCATTCACGAATACGTGTATGCAGCGCACCCATTTAGTGTGGTTGGTTGGGATGGCTATAATTTTCCGTATAAATTTTCTATTCACGATTTTGAACCCATTACAGGGATGATTCATCAACCGCCACCCATTCACCAAACATTTGAAACAAGCACCTTTGTCATCTGTTCGTTTGTTCCTAGACTTTATGATTACCACCCAAATGCGGTACCAGCACCTTACAATCATTCTAACATTGATTCTGATGAAGTCCTCTATTATGTAGATGGTGATTTTATGAGTAGAAATGATATTAACAAGGGGAGTATTACCCTACACCCTGCGGGGATTCCACACGGACCACACCCAGGAACCATGGAAAAAAGTATTGGTAAAAAAGAAACTTTTGAACTTGCAGTGATGGTGGACACCTTTAGTCCGTTAATGGTGACGGAAGAAGCTATAAAATTACAAAACGAAGATTATTATAAATCCTGGATTACAGAATAA
- the hppD gene encoding 4-hydroxyphenylpyruvate dioxygenase, which yields MSKIENVEYGLEKIFKEAQDFLPLLGTDYVEFIVGNAKQAAHFYKTAFGFQSHAYKGLETGCKDYASYVVKQDKIRIVLTTPLNPDSWMNEHLSKHGDGVKVVALWVDDAKKSWEETTKRGAKSYMEPRVEKDEHGEIVRAGIYTYGETVHIFVERKNYTGVFLPGYRKWESEYNPEPMGLKFIDHMVGNVGWNEMDIWVKYYEDVMGFVNFLSFDDKQITTEYSALMSKVMSNGNGRIKFPINEPAEGKKKSQIEEYLDFYNGPGVQHIAVASNDIIDTVAKMRAKGVEFLSTPPDDYYKSVPKRLSDHNHELAEDIEKLKSLGIMIDADEEGYLLQIFTKPVEDRPTLFFEIIQRMGARGFGAGNFKALFESIEREQENRGTL from the coding sequence ATGAGTAAAATAGAAAATGTAGAATACGGATTGGAAAAAATATTTAAAGAAGCACAAGATTTTCTTCCGTTATTAGGAACTGATTATGTAGAATTTATTGTAGGTAATGCAAAACAAGCAGCCCACTTTTACAAAACTGCTTTTGGATTTCAATCGCATGCTTATAAAGGATTAGAAACAGGATGTAAAGATTATGCATCTTATGTAGTAAAACAAGATAAAATAAGAATCGTATTAACCACTCCACTTAATCCAGATTCATGGATGAACGAACATTTATCTAAGCATGGTGATGGGGTGAAAGTTGTTGCTTTGTGGGTTGATGACGCTAAAAAGTCGTGGGAAGAAACGACCAAAAGAGGTGCAAAATCTTATATGGAACCAAGGGTTGAAAAAGACGAACATGGCGAAATAGTGAGAGCTGGAATTTATACCTATGGTGAAACCGTTCACATATTTGTAGAAAGAAAAAACTACACAGGGGTGTTTTTACCAGGTTATAGAAAATGGGAATCAGAATACAATCCTGAACCTATGGGTCTTAAATTTATAGACCATATGGTAGGGAATGTTGGCTGGAATGAAATGGATATCTGGGTAAAATATTACGAAGATGTTATGGGCTTTGTAAACTTCTTATCTTTTGATGATAAGCAAATTACAACAGAATACTCCGCATTAATGAGTAAAGTAATGAGTAACGGAAACGGAAGAATTAAATTTCCAATTAACGAACCTGCAGAAGGAAAAAAGAAATCTCAAATTGAGGAATACTTAGACTTTTACAATGGTCCAGGAGTGCAACATATTGCTGTTGCCTCAAATGACATCATTGATACGGTCGCAAAAATGAGAGCTAAAGGGGTTGAGTTTTTAAGCACACCACCCGACGACTATTACAAATCTGTTCCAAAAAGACTTTCTGATCACAACCATGAATTAGCAGAAGATATTGAAAAATTAAAATCTCTTGGGATTATGATTGACGCAGATGAAGAAGGGTATTTATTACAAATATTTACGAAACCTGTAGAAGACAGACCCACCTTGTTTTTTGAAATCATTCAAAGAATGGGTGCTAGAGGGTTTGGTGCTGGAAACTTCAAAGCCCTATTTGAATCTATCGAAAGAGAACAAGAAAATAGAGGAACCCTTTAA